One Gloeothece verrucosa PCC 7822 DNA window includes the following coding sequences:
- a CDS encoding glycoside hydrolase family 24 protein — translation MHDVNLTKPNPQKGIYYEFSPERWAWLDLIAWSEGTDKKIEQNANLGYTLYSSRNYKTLERIQDTETGYDVTFGFREVADLSKHPKIHVPFGNTTSTAFGRYQIMDFTDAWIRDYLQKNNFPLLPSYQPEYQDQMCLLLIDAKREALKYVDLGLKGLEEALNRLSYEWASLPPGRYGQGFHPFDICKDIYTKSLEKWEKVPTPK, via the coding sequence ATGCACGATGTAAACTTAACTAAACCCAACCCCCAAAAAGGCATTTATTATGAGTTTAGCCCTGAGAGGTGGGCTTGGCTGGATTTAATCGCCTGGTCTGAAGGTACTGACAAAAAAATTGAACAGAATGCTAATCTCGGATATACCTTATACTCATCTAGAAATTACAAAACCTTAGAACGAATACAAGACACCGAGACGGGCTATGACGTTACTTTTGGATTTAGAGAAGTTGCTGACCTAAGTAAACATCCTAAGATTCATGTTCCTTTCGGAAATACTACATCAACGGCTTTTGGTCGATATCAAATCATGGATTTTACCGATGCCTGGATAAGGGATTACTTGCAAAAAAATAATTTTCCTTTGCTTCCTTCTTATCAGCCCGAATACCAAGATCAGATGTGCTTATTGCTCATTGATGCTAAACGAGAGGCTTTAAAATATGTAGATTTAGGATTAAAAGGACTAGAAGAAGCATTAAACAGGTTATCTTATGAGTGGGCATCCTTGCCCCCCGGAAGATACGGGCAAGGGTTTCATCCCTTTGATATTTGCAAGGACATTTATACTAAAAGCCTGGAAAAATGGGAAAAGGTTCCGACTCCAAAATAG
- a CDS encoding VapE domain-containing protein, which yields MQKEHLTELEKSCIDKDIIALNFRSLQGGSPWEHLLYGLGKEERRNDGRLRDKWLQKYRHLDDGGWWCSGVDINSFVPHSLVNKCYGLDSEWGCFKPNTPRVSEGKIIKYENPPQQPTEIFALKVSEENWKKIAQRLWLEVPKEPGLLGFKCAEIDFWQWILDDPDIPLIITEGAKKTALLLSLGYPSIALPGVNSGYRNEDGIKKLISQIELLTNERDEIIFCFDQDSKFKTRQRVRDAIKTYHKLLKNKKSRVSIISWNPEDGKGVDDFVAANGEQAFHSAYKDRQSFEDWWAKNTQKALRLSYDQLFNFVETEMSEELRFDELRSQILYQDQKFQWEDNVKEWFFDQTGLIASKEDVKAIISYFSKKSGFNPLKLYLEKSHKEAERVSIDNLATRYFGTTDPLYDLMVKMWLISGVARAVKPGEQVDHVLMLQGTQGLYKSRFFRTLGDEFYDSSIDESKLNDKDTKLIVHSSWIIELAEYDRMNRRSQSEIRQWLTVLRDNFRKPYAAETKVHHRPCIFGATVNEYEFLSDRTGDRRFWVIPINAENLPNGTIDYEMLEKERDGIWASAVDAYLNREPWWPADPQLKKQINDLNEQFRTYDEWQTKIIQWLNNNYVDWITSGEILERVFNLSPDKHDRASQQRVTEVLTRLKWKPSRRGKDRIRGWSCPTIENTENTPQEVGRPESLSTEAIQEIDQNKATNPPQEVGLSETLSTSQCDQRDQRDQPLLKNEEQDDSEVLNMKVILADIDEAMTRLNWSREDGINYLKLVYGKKSRHALSDDQILEFRSYLQNLDLVKDDHLLPGDLILHKVGGFGIIQKTNPRGLFTAKWLNPGVKKQDRYLDSLYVDKSWRGKDVLTNLFNKAMED from the coding sequence ATGCAAAAAGAACATTTAACAGAGTTGGAAAAATCTTGTATTGACAAAGATATTATAGCATTAAATTTTCGTAGTTTGCAAGGGGGATCTCCTTGGGAGCATCTACTTTATGGATTGGGGAAAGAAGAGAGAAGAAATGATGGTAGGCTTCGTGATAAATGGCTTCAAAAATATCGTCATTTAGATGATGGGGGCTGGTGGTGTTCTGGGGTTGATATTAATTCTTTTGTGCCTCATTCACTGGTTAATAAATGTTATGGGCTAGATTCCGAATGGGGCTGCTTTAAACCGAATACTCCCAGAGTATCAGAAGGGAAAATCATTAAATATGAAAATCCTCCACAGCAGCCCACAGAAATTTTTGCTCTTAAAGTCTCTGAGGAGAACTGGAAAAAAATCGCTCAAAGATTATGGTTAGAAGTTCCTAAAGAGCCGGGTTTATTGGGGTTTAAATGTGCTGAGATTGATTTCTGGCAGTGGATTTTAGATGATCCTGATATTCCTTTGATTATTACAGAAGGAGCTAAGAAAACAGCTTTGTTATTGAGCTTGGGGTATCCTTCGATCGCGCTACCTGGAGTTAATAGTGGCTACCGTAATGAGGACGGGATTAAAAAGTTAATTTCTCAAATAGAATTATTGACTAATGAGCGTGACGAGATAATATTTTGTTTTGACCAAGACAGCAAGTTTAAAACCCGTCAACGGGTTAGGGACGCTATCAAGACTTACCATAAACTCTTAAAGAATAAAAAGTCTCGAGTTAGCATCATTTCTTGGAATCCAGAAGACGGGAAAGGAGTAGATGATTTTGTAGCGGCTAATGGAGAACAGGCTTTTCATTCTGCTTATAAAGATAGACAAAGTTTTGAGGATTGGTGGGCAAAGAATACTCAGAAAGCCTTACGATTAAGCTATGATCAACTGTTTAACTTTGTTGAGACAGAAATGTCTGAGGAGTTGAGGTTTGACGAGTTAAGAAGTCAGATATTATATCAAGACCAAAAATTTCAATGGGAAGATAATGTGAAGGAGTGGTTCTTTGACCAGACGGGTCTTATCGCTTCAAAGGAAGATGTCAAGGCGATCATTAGTTATTTTTCTAAAAAGTCTGGGTTTAACCCGTTAAAGCTTTATCTAGAAAAATCTCATAAAGAGGCTGAAAGGGTTTCCATTGATAACCTCGCTACTCGGTATTTTGGAACTACTGATCCTCTCTATGATTTGATGGTTAAGATGTGGTTAATTAGTGGCGTAGCTAGGGCTGTCAAGCCAGGGGAACAAGTTGACCACGTGCTAATGCTGCAAGGGACCCAAGGACTATACAAATCTCGCTTTTTCCGTACCTTGGGGGACGAATTTTATGACTCGTCTATCGACGAGAGCAAACTAAACGATAAAGACACTAAGCTGATTGTGCATTCTTCATGGATTATCGAATTGGCTGAGTATGATCGGATGAACCGCCGCAGCCAGAGCGAAATTAGGCAATGGCTAACTGTACTGAGAGATAATTTTAGAAAACCCTATGCGGCAGAAACAAAGGTACATCATCGCCCCTGTATTTTTGGCGCGACGGTTAACGAGTATGAATTCCTGAGTGATCGGACGGGTGATAGACGATTTTGGGTAATTCCTATTAACGCGGAAAACCTTCCTAATGGGACAATCGATTATGAGATGTTGGAAAAAGAGAGAGATGGGATATGGGCTTCCGCAGTTGATGCCTATTTAAACAGGGAACCTTGGTGGCCAGCTGACCCTCAGCTTAAGAAACAAATTAATGATCTTAACGAGCAATTCCGCACCTATGACGAGTGGCAAACTAAAATCATCCAATGGCTTAACAATAATTATGTTGACTGGATAACGTCAGGAGAGATTTTAGAGAGGGTGTTCAATCTTTCTCCCGATAAGCATGACCGAGCATCTCAGCAACGAGTAACGGAAGTTTTAACCCGGTTAAAATGGAAACCATCACGACGCGGAAAAGATAGAATAAGAGGATGGTCATGTCCTACGATCGAAAATACCGAAAATACCCCTCAAGAGGTTGGTCGCCCCGAAAGCCTATCTACAGAAGCAATACAAGAAATTGACCAAAATAAAGCGACCAACCCCCCTCAAGAGGTTGGTCTATCTGAAACCCTCTCTACAAGCCAATGTGACCAACGTGACCAACGTGACCAACCCCTTTTGAAAAATGAAGAACAAGATGATTCTGAGGTTTTAAATATGAAGGTCATCCTTGCAGATATCGATGAGGCGATGACCCGACTAAACTGGTCTAGGGAAGATGGGATTAATTATCTCAAACTGGTTTATGGGAAAAAGAGTCGCCACGCTTTGTCGGATGACCAAATCTTAGAGTTTCGGTCTTATCTGCAAAATCTTGATCTTGTTAAAGACGATCATTTGCTGCCAGGGGATCTAATTCTGCACAAGGTTGGGGGATTTGGTATTATTCAAAAAACAAATCCTCGCGGGCTTTTCACTGCTAAGTGGCTTAATCCAGGCGTTAAAAAGCAAGACAGGTATTTAGACTCGCTTTACGTTGATAAGTCTTGGCGGGGAAAGGATGTTCTCACAAATTTATTTAATAAAGCTATGGAGGATTAA
- a CDS encoding helix-turn-helix transcriptional regulator, with the protein MRGRKGKRNSLFQTREQDDSLVEQLKSLAHSPIVSRVSLAHILFIMGKSKLSQQPTVNFKKLQLKDVRNLLGLTQESFAQALGVKRETVSRWENGKDDPEFLEPAVKLYKLLQEINRSFEDLAIPEKKD; encoded by the coding sequence ATGAGGGGTAGAAAAGGGAAGCGTAATTCCCTTTTCCAAACAAGAGAGCAAGATGACTCCCTGGTTGAACAGTTAAAAAGTCTTGCTCACTCTCCTATTGTTTCGCGTGTGAGTTTAGCTCACATATTATTTATAATGGGTAAGAGTAAATTAAGTCAACAGCCAACAGTAAATTTTAAAAAATTGCAATTAAAAGACGTAAGAAACTTACTCGGATTAACACAGGAATCTTTTGCCCAAGCACTAGGAGTTAAAAGAGAAACCGTTAGCCGGTGGGAAAACGGGAAAGATGACCCTGAGTTCCTAGAACCGGCGGTCAAGCTTTACAAATTGTTACAAGAAATCAACAGGTCTTTTGAGGATTTGGCTATTCCCGAAAAAAAAGATTAA
- a CDS encoding DUF7221 family queuine tRNA-ribosyltransferase-like protein, which yields MGTGASVMRALGDNVQNHLGILPLFFIGCSPSQAASIINPDYPAAGVMISANSLRSRKSDFKTSSPWIMDSGAFTELSRFGKYRSSVEDYAHQISRWANVGHLLCAVAQDYMCEPFILERTGLSVEEHQRLTIERFERLCSYPLPVKIMPVIQGYKVSDYIAHVQQYNDRLDQGEWVGVGSVCRRNGSPEIIGDILRAIKLIRPDLRLHGFGLKQTALENQAVRELLYSCDSMAWSMPRRFKDLTPTIELAHNYQAKVSKAVTDSVQKRIPVTAGAGNGQGRKPKWNNPKTKAIRVPEDLAERLLDLARQWDESRDNPLGVEPDLEPNPKANYWGLKTEMLITHYMYQKLKGKIVELLPGGLVKICWLNGGHLQGQIETHNPLFILPLGNDDR from the coding sequence ATGGGGACAGGAGCGTCAGTCATGAGAGCTTTAGGCGATAACGTACAAAATCATCTAGGGATCTTGCCTCTATTCTTTATTGGCTGCTCTCCATCTCAAGCCGCGTCTATTATTAATCCTGATTATCCAGCAGCCGGCGTTATGATTTCGGCGAACAGTTTGCGATCGCGTAAATCAGACTTTAAAACATCTTCTCCTTGGATTATGGATTCAGGAGCATTCACCGAACTTAGCCGATTCGGGAAATACAGATCTTCTGTAGAAGACTATGCTCACCAAATTTCTAGATGGGCTAATGTAGGTCATCTACTTTGTGCTGTGGCTCAAGACTATATGTGTGAACCATTTATCCTTGAACGAACTGGTTTGAGCGTAGAGGAACATCAACGGCTCACTATTGAGCGATTCGAGCGATTATGTTCATATCCTTTACCTGTTAAAATCATGCCCGTCATTCAAGGCTATAAAGTATCTGACTATATAGCTCACGTTCAACAATACAATGATCGGCTCGACCAGGGGGAATGGGTTGGGGTTGGTTCGGTGTGTCGACGTAACGGCTCACCAGAAATCATCGGGGACATACTCCGAGCTATTAAGTTAATTCGTCCTGATTTGCGGTTACATGGGTTTGGATTGAAGCAAACGGCTTTAGAGAATCAAGCGGTCAGAGAACTGCTTTATAGCTGTGATTCTATGGCTTGGTCTATGCCCCGTAGATTTAAGGATTTAACCCCAACAATCGAGTTAGCCCATAACTATCAAGCTAAAGTTTCTAAAGCCGTAACCGATTCTGTACAAAAACGCATACCGGTTACAGCAGGGGCTGGTAATGGGCAAGGACGAAAACCTAAATGGAATAACCCCAAAACAAAAGCTATTCGTGTCCCAGAAGACCTTGCAGAGCGTTTATTAGACCTAGCAAGACAGTGGGACGAGTCCCGCGACAACCCCCTTGGCGTAGAACCAGACCTAGAACCAAACCCCAAGGCAAATTATTGGGGACTTAAAACGGAAATGCTCATAACGCATTATATGTATCAAAAGCTTAAAGGAAAAATAGTGGAACTTCTTCCTGGCGGACTCGTGAAAATTTGTTGGTTGAACGGTGGACATTTACAGGGACAGATCGAAACCCACAACCCTCTTTTTATCCTCCCACTTGGCAACGATGACCGTTAA
- a CDS encoding integrase produces the protein MKDFNSLVASANQRLKTAKCRCRIEIQNKAVYLRGTFTPGKQQRIPLKVKASVEGIKLAEAKAKQISGLMDAHQFILDDWIRNKTSPSTVGEFVDRFETEYFKNKPNDKTTRETWNKEYLKPFQELPLTQPLTLPLLESALYEQTQPDTRSRRRYALAYGKLADLAGLNGEMIRKQVGNYGVKSLSPRSLPSDQLISQVFNSLDTGWLKSCFGFMAAYGLRNHEVYHADLLDYPICFVARGKTNERYVWPLYPEWAQWVVDSSRQEINPQLTNSQLGNKITKAFHKIKIPFSPYNLRHAWAVRAIMFGLDISLAASQMGHSVSVHSRIYHHWINKTTHQRAMDILLARSDRPKPPV, from the coding sequence ATGAAAGACTTTAATTCGCTGGTGGCAAGTGCTAATCAACGGCTTAAAACAGCTAAATGTAGATGTAGGATTGAAATCCAGAACAAGGCAGTATACCTTAGAGGGACATTTACCCCAGGCAAACAGCAAAGAATTCCGTTAAAAGTTAAAGCGTCTGTTGAGGGAATTAAATTAGCTGAGGCTAAAGCCAAACAGATTTCAGGCTTAATGGATGCCCATCAGTTTATTTTGGATGATTGGATCAGAAACAAAACTTCTCCTTCTACTGTGGGGGAGTTTGTTGATCGTTTTGAGACGGAATATTTTAAGAACAAACCCAACGATAAAACAACTCGTGAGACGTGGAATAAAGAATATCTTAAGCCTTTTCAAGAATTGCCGCTAACCCAACCCTTAACCCTTCCATTATTAGAGAGCGCTTTATATGAACAGACACAGCCTGACACGAGAAGCCGCAGAAGATACGCTCTAGCCTATGGTAAATTAGCTGACTTGGCCGGACTAAATGGGGAGATGATCCGTAAGCAGGTTGGGAATTATGGGGTGAAGTCTTTAAGCCCGCGATCGCTTCCGTCTGATCAGTTAATTTCACAGGTTTTTAACTCGCTTGATACGGGCTGGTTAAAATCTTGCTTTGGATTTATGGCGGCTTACGGGCTGAGGAATCATGAGGTCTATCATGCGGATTTGCTGGATTACCCTATTTGTTTTGTGGCACGAGGAAAAACTAACGAGCGGTATGTTTGGCCCCTTTATCCAGAGTGGGCACAATGGGTTGTAGATTCAAGCCGACAAGAAATTAATCCCCAATTAACGAATAGTCAATTGGGGAATAAAATTACTAAGGCTTTTCATAAAATAAAAATTCCTTTTTCCCCCTATAATCTCAGACACGCTTGGGCTGTACGAGCCATCATGTTTGGTCTAGATATTTCTCTGGCTGCCTCTCAGATGGGGCATTCTGTCAGTGTTCACAGTCGGATTTATCATCATTGGATTAACAAGACGACTCATCAACGAGCTATGGATATTTTGCTTGCTAGGAGTGACAGACCAAAACCCCCAGTATAA
- a CDS encoding helix-turn-helix transcriptional regulator: protein MTHFINKQEASRCLQISATTLKRYRLQGILIEGVHWVRLNSRCIRYNLELIQNWVQNRHDPVAHQKAIENYQATLLSYQGQPRKNT, encoded by the coding sequence ATGACTCATTTCATCAATAAACAAGAAGCTTCTCGATGTCTTCAAATTAGTGCAACAACTCTCAAGCGTTACAGACTCCAAGGCATTCTAATAGAAGGTGTTCATTGGGTCAGACTTAACAGTCGGTGTATCCGTTATAATCTTGAACTCATTCAAAACTGGGTTCAAAACCGCCATGATCCAGTTGCTCATCAGAAAGCTATAGAAAATTATCAAGCTACCCTGTTGAGCTATCAAGGTCAACCAAGAAAAAATACATAG
- a CDS encoding BRO-N domain-containing protein — MSDLIVFGFENQKVRCVGTPDQPEWIAQDVCDVLSVGLASNTLRNFDFDEKGMYSIHTPGGEQEMLTVTEPGLYRLIFKSRKAVAKRFQRWIFHEVLPSLRRTGSYSIQQNQQSPKALIVARAINEINELVVDISPRLAQYLIDHTISEVLEQTALPGTTEILRGVVEIAEEMGLPVNAQNRSQLGRFVKNSPIGQLAVPEKRLVNGTMREVQCYPDTEAVRNIIRSFFS; from the coding sequence ATGTCAGATCTTATTGTTTTCGGATTCGAGAACCAAAAGGTTCGTTGTGTGGGCACTCCCGATCAACCCGAATGGATAGCCCAAGATGTGTGTGATGTTTTATCAGTTGGGTTAGCCAGCAACACTTTGAGGAATTTTGACTTTGATGAAAAGGGTATGTATTCTATACATACCCCTGGTGGCGAACAGGAAATGCTTACGGTGACTGAACCTGGACTCTACCGCTTGATTTTCAAATCCCGTAAAGCTGTAGCCAAAAGGTTTCAACGCTGGATCTTCCATGAGGTTCTTCCTTCGCTCCGACGCACGGGAAGCTACAGCATTCAACAGAACCAGCAGTCTCCAAAAGCTTTAATTGTTGCACGGGCTATTAACGAGATTAACGAGTTAGTCGTCGATATTTCCCCTCGTCTGGCTCAGTATCTCATCGATCACACGATTTCAGAAGTCCTTGAACAAACTGCTTTGCCGGGGACGACCGAGATATTACGAGGGGTCGTGGAAATAGCGGAGGAGATGGGTTTACCTGTAAACGCTCAAAACCGTTCTCAACTTGGTCGCTTTGTCAAAAACTCACCAATCGGTCAATTGGCCGTCCCTGAAAAACGGCTAGTCAATGGAACAATGCGAGAAGTTCAGTGCTACCCCGACACTGAGGCAGTTCGTAATATCATCCGCTCTTTCTTTTCTTAA
- a CDS encoding type II toxin-antitoxin system YafQ family toxin — protein MRQLVLTSKFKKAFQKFVLRNPKLEKKIEEVLRQMQEDVFAPQLSTHSLQGKLLGLKACSCGYDCRILFSIEIDPENQEEVILLLDIGTHDEVY, from the coding sequence ATGAGACAATTAGTTTTAACATCAAAATTTAAAAAGGCATTCCAAAAATTTGTACTTCGCAATCCCAAACTTGAGAAAAAAATTGAAGAAGTTTTAAGACAAATGCAAGAGGATGTTTTTGCTCCTCAATTAAGCACTCATTCCCTGCAAGGAAAATTATTAGGATTGAAAGCTTGTTCTTGTGGCTATGACTGTCGAATATTGTTTTCAATCGAAATTGACCCCGAAAATCAAGAAGAAGTAATTCTTTTGCTTGATATTGGTACTCATGATGAAGTTTATTAA
- a CDS encoding ATP-binding domain-containing protein produces the protein MVAAIDPVEQELTICFDGRDVVYDFADLNEIALAWSISIHKSQGSEYPVVLLPIYTSHYIMLSRNLIYTGLTRAKKLAIIIGSSKAIGMAVRQVNQQERYTRLKERLGVKLIAMGERSLKN, from the coding sequence ATGGTAGCGGCTATTGATCCAGTTGAACAAGAACTAACTATCTGCTTTGACGGACGAGATGTGGTTTATGATTTTGCTGACCTCAATGAAATTGCTTTGGCTTGGTCGATTTCCATCCATAAAAGTCAAGGGTCAGAGTATCCAGTCGTTTTACTGCCGATTTACACCAGTCATTATATAATGCTCTCTCGAAATCTCATTTACACTGGGCTGACTCGTGCTAAGAAGTTAGCAATTATCATTGGGTCTTCTAAAGCAATAGGGATGGCGGTCAGGCAAGTGAACCAACAGGAGCGTTATACAAGGCTCAAGGAACGCTTAGGGGTTAAATTGATTGCTATGGGTGAGCGCTCCTTAAAAAATTAG
- the recD2 gene encoding SF1B family DNA helicase RecD2, with protein sequence MNLQDSSVPYRCQAPESLTGVVERITYHAEESGYTVARLQSPRAKELVTVVGNFANIQAGQTLQLKGVWKNHPQYGQQFEVQQYTETKPATLTGMEKYLGSGLIKGVGPVTAKRIVAYFGLETLEIIENKTERLIEVPGIGKKRVVMIQKAWETQKAIKEVMVFLQGHGVSTTYAVKIFKQYGANAIATVTDNPYQLADDIYGIGFLTADKIAYNVGVSQESKYRYKSGILHVLSQAAEDGHCFLPQPELIKLSAELLSNGEHEAEIEAISAIIDEMGQQQALMVEKGEGGMPLCYKPAFFYTEENLAQLLRQQLAEPVEVDLPRVKNWIERFTQSRGISLSPQQQEAVEMAACSRVMVLTGGPGTGKTFCTRTIVALWKAMGKKIGLAAPTGRAAQRMGEVTGLEAKTLHRMLEFDPATMGFKRDKDNPLPYDAIVVDETSMLDLFLAHSLLKAIAPEACLLLVGDVDQLPSVGPGKVLADLIDSGKIPIVRLSQIFRQASSSAIIRAAHQINGGQYPRLEPISDVSQSDCLWHNGGTEPEHGVMVVCELIRDFIPRQGFNPVTDVQVLCPMTRGAVETRNFNSVLQQLINPPSPDKPEVSRGGMIFRVGDPLRGSRVASAGNSTEE encoded by the coding sequence ATGAATCTCCAAGACTCCTCCGTACCCTACCGATGTCAAGCACCTGAATCCCTTACCGGCGTAGTAGAACGCATTACCTACCACGCCGAAGAATCGGGTTATACTGTCGCTCGGCTACAATCGCCCAGAGCAAAGGAATTGGTGACGGTAGTGGGCAATTTCGCCAATATTCAAGCCGGGCAAACCCTCCAGCTTAAAGGAGTGTGGAAGAATCACCCTCAATACGGTCAGCAGTTCGAGGTTCAGCAATACACCGAAACGAAACCCGCCACCCTCACAGGCATGGAGAAATATTTGGGAAGCGGCTTAATTAAAGGAGTAGGCCCCGTTACCGCTAAACGGATTGTGGCTTACTTTGGTTTGGAAACCCTAGAAATCATTGAAAACAAAACCGAAAGGCTCATTGAAGTCCCAGGCATCGGCAAAAAGCGGGTTGTTATGATTCAAAAAGCCTGGGAAACTCAGAAAGCCATCAAAGAAGTTATGGTTTTCTTGCAGGGGCATGGAGTTTCAACCACTTACGCCGTCAAAATTTTTAAGCAGTATGGGGCAAATGCGATCGCTACCGTGACTGACAACCCCTACCAACTAGCAGATGATATTTATGGGATAGGTTTCCTGACCGCCGATAAAATTGCTTATAACGTAGGGGTTTCTCAGGAGTCGAAATATCGCTACAAGTCGGGAATTTTGCACGTTTTAAGCCAAGCAGCCGAGGACGGACACTGTTTTCTCCCTCAACCCGAATTAATAAAGCTATCAGCAGAACTCCTCAGTAACGGAGAACATGAAGCCGAAATAGAAGCGATTAGTGCCATTATTGACGAGATGGGACAACAGCAAGCCTTGATGGTAGAAAAAGGAGAAGGAGGGATGCCTCTGTGCTACAAACCCGCTTTCTTTTACACCGAGGAGAATCTTGCTCAATTACTACGACAACAACTTGCCGAACCGGTTGAAGTTGATTTGCCCCGTGTCAAAAATTGGATAGAACGCTTTACCCAGAGTCGGGGAATTTCCCTTTCTCCCCAACAGCAGGAAGCGGTAGAAATGGCGGCTTGTTCACGAGTAATGGTTCTTACAGGTGGGCCAGGCACAGGAAAAACCTTCTGTACCCGTACTATTGTCGCTTTATGGAAGGCGATGGGTAAGAAGATTGGGTTAGCCGCTCCAACTGGACGAGCAGCACAGAGAATGGGGGAGGTAACGGGTTTAGAAGCTAAGACTCTCCACAGAATGCTGGAATTTGACCCCGCTACAATGGGGTTTAAACGGGATAAGGATAATCCTCTGCCTTATGATGCTATCGTGGTCGATGAAACATCAATGCTGGACTTATTTTTGGCTCATTCGTTGTTAAAAGCGATCGCTCCAGAAGCTTGCTTATTATTAGTGGGGGACGTGGATCAGTTGCCCAGTGTCGGACCTGGAAAAGTTTTAGCGGACTTGATTGATTCGGGAAAAATCCCTATCGTGCGTCTGTCCCAAATTTTCCGTCAAGCCTCTTCGAGTGCTATTATTCGGGCTGCACATCAAATTAATGGAGGTCAATATCCCCGACTAGAACCGATTAGCGACGTTTCTCAATCAGATTGTCTCTGGCACAATGGGGGAACTGAGCCAGAACATGGGGTAATGGTGGTTTGTGAACTCATCCGTGATTTTATTCCCCGTCAAGGTTTTAATCCCGTCACAGATGTACAGGTACTTTGTCCCATGACGAGGGGAGCAGTAGAGACGCGCAATTTTAACAGTGTGCTTCAGCAATTAATTAACCCTCCTAGCCCCGATAAACCTGAAGTTTCCAGGGGTGGGATGATTTTTCGGGTTGGTGATCCGCTTCGCGGATCTCGCGTAGCGAGCGCGGGTAATTCAACTGAAGAATGA
- a CDS encoding zeta toxin family protein — protein MPNVYVIGGCNGSGKTTVAKRLLPDFLGVIEYVNADEIAAGLSPFNPESVAMQAGRLMLERLATLKAQKVNFAFETTLAARNFARFLRDCQNSGYRVNLIYFWLQTPDLAVERVKRRVVSGGHNIPEEVVRRRYERGRSNLTQLYLPLCDTWIVYDNSGNEPSLIAERPFNQQPIIYNLSIWQQITEVTHE, from the coding sequence ATGCCCAATGTTTACGTCATCGGCGGTTGCAATGGTTCGGGGAAGACCACCGTCGCCAAAAGACTTTTACCCGACTTTTTAGGCGTTATCGAATACGTTAACGCCGATGAGATTGCTGCGGGATTATCCCCTTTCAACCCTGAATCAGTGGCCATGCAAGCAGGGCGGTTGATGTTAGAGCGCCTAGCAACCTTGAAAGCCCAAAAGGTTAATTTCGCCTTTGAAACCACTCTTGCTGCCCGAAATTTTGCTCGTTTTTTGAGAGATTGTCAAAACTCTGGCTACAGGGTAAATCTAATTTATTTCTGGTTACAAACTCCAGACTTAGCTGTCGAAAGAGTAAAAAGACGGGTAGTTAGTGGCGGTCACAATATCCCAGAAGAGGTGGTTCGTCGTCGTTATGAACGAGGACGTAGTAATCTAACTCAGTTGTATTTACCTCTATGCGATACTTGGATTGTTTATGACAATTCTGGGAATGAGCCGAGTTTGATAGCTGAACGTCCTTTTAATCAGCAACCCATTATTTATAATCTTTCTATTTGGCAACAAATAACCGAGGTAACCCATGAGTGA